The following proteins are co-located in the Microcystis wesenbergii NRERC-220 genome:
- a CDS encoding 2,3-diketo-5-methylthiopentyl-1-phosphate enolase yields MTIIVDYRFPTAINAEKQAKTIAIGQTAGTWSDRHSHRQQQLQQHLGEVVGIREEADGYKVARVRFPQINVENDIASLLTMIFGKYSMAGAGKVVGVYLPESYGTKAKLGITGIRQRLGVYDRPLVMAIFKPALGLSAQDHADILREVAFAGLDVIKDDEIMADLPVAPTHERLDCCRRVLEEVRQQTGRNVLYAVNVTGKADELQRKARLLVKHGANALLLNVLTYGFSVLEALASDPAIDVPIFAHPAFAGAMCAGSDTGLAYSVVLGTMMAHAGADAVLYPAAYGSLPFDPQEEGKIRDILRDRNVFPVPSAGIRPGIVPQVLGDYGRNVILNAGTGIMDHPSGPASGVRAFFEALARIEAGESFDPANLPEGALKQAILEWG; encoded by the coding sequence ATGACTATCATTGTCGATTATCGCTTTCCTACCGCTATTAATGCCGAAAAACAGGCAAAAACGATCGCTATCGGTCAAACCGCTGGCACTTGGAGCGATCGCCACAGTCATCGTCAACAGCAGCTGCAACAACACCTAGGGGAAGTGGTGGGGATCAGGGAGGAAGCCGACGGTTATAAGGTGGCTAGGGTGCGTTTTCCCCAGATAAACGTTGAAAATGACATCGCCAGTCTTTTAACCATGATTTTCGGCAAATATTCCATGGCTGGAGCCGGAAAAGTGGTGGGGGTGTATCTCCCCGAAAGCTACGGCACGAAAGCCAAGCTGGGAATCACAGGAATTAGGCAACGTTTGGGGGTTTATGATCGACCTCTAGTAATGGCAATTTTTAAACCCGCTTTAGGACTATCGGCCCAAGATCACGCCGATATCCTGCGAGAAGTGGCTTTTGCTGGCTTAGACGTGATTAAAGATGATGAAATCATGGCGGATCTTCCCGTGGCTCCCACCCACGAGCGCCTAGATTGTTGTCGTCGGGTTTTGGAGGAAGTGCGGCAGCAAACCGGCAGAAATGTTCTCTACGCGGTCAATGTCACTGGAAAAGCGGACGAATTGCAGAGAAAAGCCCGTTTATTGGTGAAACATGGGGCTAATGCCCTGTTATTAAACGTTCTTACCTACGGTTTTTCCGTTTTAGAAGCTTTAGCCAGTGATCCGGCGATCGATGTGCCTATTTTCGCCCATCCTGCCTTTGCCGGAGCGATGTGTGCCGGTAGCGATACGGGATTAGCCTATTCTGTGGTTTTGGGGACGATGATGGCCCACGCAGGAGCCGATGCGGTGCTATATCCCGCCGCTTACGGTAGTTTACCCTTCGATCCCCAGGAGGAGGGCAAAATTCGCGATATTTTGCGCGATAGAAACGTTTTTCCAGTTCCCTCGGCCGGCATTCGTCCAGGTATTGTTCCCCAGGTCCTTGGGGATTACGGACGTAATGTTATCCTCAATGCGGGAACCGGAATTATGGACCACCCATCGGGGCCTGCCAGTGGTGTGAGGGCTTTTTTTGAAGCTTTAGCCAGAATAGAAGCGGGTGAGTCTTTTGATCCAGCCAATTTGCCCGAAGGAGCCTTAAAACAGGCAATTCTAGAGTGGGGTTAA
- a CDS encoding polysaccharide biosynthesis protein, with protein MYRKLANKILKLANCLSRSSKRSLLIVTDCLIFCLTIYLAFSLRFNLSLEYQQIRPFFGEIFSLIAIKLLVFYLKGIYRPVLRYTGLEFLSSVLQAVLYSSGVLISLAYFQRDAFLPRSVLIIDALLTLVLVIGVRLLIRSVFHRLNIYVSSVDREPTIVIYGAGVVGCQLARSLQNDPHYRLLAFVDDNPDLQQRVIQGIRVYPPSQLALLHQKRAFDWVILAIPNADKTRKRQIIESLETLPIVIKTVPPLSKILSGEAAINQIRSVDVSELLGREEILPHPELLGKNVTGKAVLVTGGGGSIGSELCRQIALLKPKCLVIYELNEFSLYKIDLDLSENYADLAKYAYLGNVLDRNHLDRVIQQHQIETIYHTAAYKHVPLVETNASQGIYTNVWGTLNVAQTAIENSVSNLVLISTDKAVRPTNIMGASKRCAELVVQALAALPHTSTCCAIVRFGNVLDSSGSVVPRFREQIAQRKNITLTHRDIIRYFMSIPEAVRLVIQAGAMARGGEVFLLDMGEPVRIYDLALQMIRLSGLELGQDIDIEITGLRPGEKLYEELLIDTDKARPTAHPKIFCAHEHFLAWDKLRIKLEQLLNYIQVNDRQGLVKSLQDLVPEYQPAQQIASNLSSKK; from the coding sequence ATGTATAGAAAACTGGCGAACAAAATCCTTAAATTAGCTAATTGCCTATCTAGATCATCGAAGCGATCTCTTCTAATTGTCACCGATTGCCTTATTTTTTGTCTGACCATCTATCTAGCCTTCTCTCTCAGGTTTAATCTTAGCCTCGAATATCAGCAAATTAGACCTTTTTTCGGGGAAATATTCAGCTTAATTGCCATTAAACTTCTAGTTTTCTATCTTAAAGGTATTTACCGTCCCGTACTACGTTATACAGGATTAGAGTTTCTTTCCTCCGTACTGCAAGCGGTTCTCTATAGTTCAGGGGTTTTAATCAGTCTTGCCTACTTTCAAAGGGATGCCTTTTTGCCGCGTTCAGTCCTGATTATCGACGCATTGTTAACCCTAGTATTGGTTATTGGGGTGAGACTGTTGATTCGTTCTGTCTTTCACCGTCTGAATATTTACGTCAGTAGTGTCGATAGGGAACCGACAATTGTTATCTATGGTGCCGGGGTTGTGGGTTGTCAATTGGCACGTTCCCTACAAAATGACCCCCACTATCGTTTATTGGCCTTTGTTGATGATAATCCCGATTTGCAGCAGCGAGTTATCCAAGGCATTAGGGTTTATCCCCCCTCTCAATTGGCACTACTGCACCAAAAACGGGCCTTTGACTGGGTTATTCTCGCTATTCCGAATGCAGACAAGACCAGAAAGCGGCAAATCATCGAAAGTCTAGAAACTTTACCCATCGTCATTAAAACCGTCCCTCCCCTCTCAAAAATTTTATCGGGAGAAGCGGCCATCAATCAGATTCGCAGTGTCGATGTCTCGGAATTATTAGGACGGGAAGAAATTCTACCCCATCCCGAACTTTTGGGAAAAAATGTCACGGGTAAAGCGGTGTTAGTCACCGGGGGTGGCGGTTCCATCGGTTCGGAATTATGCCGACAAATCGCCCTCCTCAAGCCAAAATGCTTGGTAATCTACGAATTAAACGAGTTTTCCCTCTACAAAATCGATCTCGATTTAAGCGAAAATTATGCCGATTTAGCCAAGTATGCCTATCTAGGCAATGTTCTTGACCGCAATCATCTAGACCGAGTCATCCAACAACACCAAATTGAGACAATTTATCACACGGCCGCCTATAAGCACGTTCCCCTTGTGGAAACCAATGCTAGTCAAGGGATTTACACTAATGTTTGGGGAACCTTAAATGTCGCTCAGACCGCGATCGAGAATTCAGTTAGTAATTTAGTTCTCATTTCCACCGATAAGGCCGTCAGACCGACTAACATTATGGGGGCCAGCAAACGCTGTGCTGAGTTAGTCGTGCAAGCTTTGGCCGCTTTACCCCATACTTCCACCTGTTGCGCTATCGTCCGCTTTGGCAATGTTCTTGATAGTAGCGGTTCCGTGGTGCCGCGTTTCCGGGAACAAATCGCCCAACGTAAGAATATTACCCTCACCCATCGCGATATTATTCGCTATTTTATGTCTATTCCAGAGGCGGTGCGTTTGGTTATACAAGCGGGAGCCATGGCCCGAGGGGGTGAGGTATTCCTGTTAGATATGGGTGAACCGGTAAGAATTTACGATTTGGCCCTACAGATGATCCGTTTAAGTGGCTTGGAATTAGGGCAAGATATCGATATTGAAATCACAGGATTAAGACCGGGGGAAAAACTCTACGAAGAATTATTAATCGATACCGATAAAGCTCGTCCCACCGCTCACCCAAAGATTTTTTGCGCTCATGAACACTTTCTTGCTTGGGACAAATTGCGAATCAAATTAGAGCAACTGCTTAATTATATTCAAGTTAATGACCGTCAGGGCTTAGTTAAGTCCCTACAAGATTTAGTTCCCGAATATCAGCCGGCGCAGCAAATAGCCAGTAATTTGTCAAGTAAAAAGTGA
- a CDS encoding IS630 transposase-related protein: MAAPYSDDLRQKAVSAVERGEKKSHVCRTLNISRNTLDLWLKRKKQTGTVAAKTNYRRGPKPKIDDLEAFQKLAEQYGHLTQEKMAQKWANPVSRMRIGQALKRIGFTRKKKLMATEKEMKKPEKSFSKKSEVMPRKDLSILMKLE, translated from the coding sequence ATGGCAGCACCCTATAGTGATGATTTAAGACAGAAAGCAGTGAGTGCCGTAGAGCGAGGGGAGAAAAAAAGCCATGTCTGTCGCACCCTCAATATTAGTCGTAATACATTAGACCTATGGCTGAAACGGAAGAAACAAACTGGGACGGTGGCCGCTAAAACTAACTATCGTCGAGGGCCGAAGCCCAAAATTGACGATTTAGAAGCCTTTCAAAAGTTGGCCGAACAATATGGGCATTTGACCCAAGAAAAAATGGCGCAAAAATGGGCTAACCCAGTCAGTAGGATGAGAATTGGTCAAGCGCTCAAAAGAATTGGATTTACTAGAAAAAAAAAACTTATGGCTACAGAGAAAGAGATGAAGAAGCCCGAAAAGAGTTTCTCCAAAAAATCAGAGGTTATGCCCCGGAAAGATTTGTCTATATTGATGAAGCTGGAATAG